ACTCTTGCCTTGCGCATGGCTTTTTTCCAGCATGGCACCGGATTCGTACATGTTCATTGGAAACTGTATGACGCGAAAATGGTGATTCGGCGTAATCTTTTCTGCAATCTCCCAAAGGGTATCCAGCGCAACAAAATCAAATTCCTTGACATTGCTGACAAACGAATTGGCACTGACTCCATAGCATTGAATCCGGCCTGATTCTACTTCTTTCTCCAGATGTCGAAAAGCCTTCTCCATTCGCTCTAATAATTCATCATACGCTTCCTGTTGTTTGATCTTTTTCATCTTTGCCCATAGCAAATACCACTCTGGATTGTGCAGCATGAGGCAATCAATCGTGTCCACCTGCAGGCGCTGCAGACTGCGTGTCAGCTGGTCTTGAAGGTATTCTGGGTGGATACATATCGACATTCCATCATGTACCGTTGTGAAGTCTTGATACGGTTTGCCTTCCGCTGTCCTCTTCGTCGTCTCTTCGGAATCCTCGCCTTGGACGATACCAGCCTTGGACACGATTACAAGCTCTTCCCGCTTTATTTTTTCTTCACTTATCAGCTGCTTCAGCACATGACCGATGACTTTCTCAGCGCTACCATTTGTATACATACTACTCGTGTCTATTAGATTGATTCCTTCGAGCAGTGCCTTACGGAGAGCTTGCTGGTACTGCTCATCTTGTTCATCAATCCGGTACGTTCCGAATCCAACCTGACTGATCCACACATCGAAGCTACCAAATTGCTTATAGAAAAGATGGGTATTGGCCTGTGCTAGGCGCTGTGTCCCCTCTCGCGTTGCTTTTCCTGTCATCATCCTATCCCCCTGTACCCAGCAAGATAATTTTGAAGAGTTGACCCGACAATAGTAAGGACTTGGTCCTGTTGAGAATGGATGAAAAAATGGTCCCCTTCTAGTATGTGCGTTTGAAAAGAAGCGTTCGTGTGATCTCTCCAGGCTTCGAGATGGGTTACGGAAAAATCCGGGTCCTGCCAACCGCCAATGGCCGTCAGTCCGAACTCCAGCGGTTGATCGTCTTGATAGCGATACGTCTCGCATATCGTGAAATCAGCCCGAAGCGTAGGGAGAAGCATGTTCAGAATCTCCTTGTCCTCAAAAACTTCCTTTGGCGTGCCATTCATCGTTCGTACGCCCTCCAGAAACTCATGATCTGGGAGATGATGGATGGCTTCACCCGGATCTGGCAGATGCGGGGCATGGTATCCGGATGCAAACAGGTGCTGCGGCTTGAGGTCGTAATGTTTGCGTAAATATCTGGCCAGCTCAAAGCTGACCAGCGTTCCCATGCTATGTCCAAAAAAGGCAAACGGTCGATTCAGATAGGGAAGTAGCGCTTCTGCCAGATCACGAATCATTACAGACAAATCCGTGTAGCAAGGCTCTAAAAAGCGATTACTTCTCCCTGGTAGCTGCACAGGACAAACGCCAATCTGAACGGGCAGCTTTTTTTGCCAATCCCGATAAATACCAGCATGACCACCAGCATAGTGAAAGCAAAATAATAGCACTTCTGCCTCTGCTGTCATTTTTGCAGAGAGTAGCCATCGGTTCTGGGAAGCGTACATCTTTTGCATAGGTATCCTCCTCGATATTACTTAGGGAACAATGCGAATTTTTGCGCCATCTTTTAATTGTGATTGTCCTTTGATAACTACCTTGTCTCCTGATTTCACTCCAGAGCCGATAAGCGTCTTCTCAGTTCCTTTTGAAGCGATCGAGATTTCCTTCTCAGCTACTCTTTCACCATTCACGACGTAGGCAACCGATTTCCCATTTCGCTCAAGGATGGCATCTGTCGGTATGAGAATGCCTGCTTGTCCTTTGATTGAAGACACAACCGCCTTCATTCCAGGAAGTAGCGTACCTTTTGGATTTGGCACTTCTATTTCCACAGGGAAAAGCTTAGATTGGTCAGAGGCCTTTAGTCCCACGTAGGTAATACTACCTTTGACCTTGATATTTTGAGATGGAACCTGCAAATCTAGTTGTATTCCTTTTTGGAAGCTTGCCAACGCTTTTTCTGACACATTCACCTTCACAATCATCGGGTCAAGGTTAATTACCGTTGCAACAGGCTTTTGCGGGTTAATCGTATCACCTTCTTGGACTTGTATATCGGTGACAATGCCGTCTACTGTTGATTTGATCAGTGTGTTTTCCAACGCATTTCTGGAAATATCCACTTCAACCTTTCCTTGTTGAACATTTGCTTGCGTGACTCGTCCATTTTTATCGGCTGTATTCACTTGCGTCCGAGCATTAATTAAAGCGATTTGTGCCTGATCTAGCTGGCTTTGATACTGATTTTTTGCTTGCAGATATGCGTTTTCTGCATTGTCAAGCTCACTTTTGGACAATGCTTTCTCTTCAAACAGCTTTTTAGCGCGATCGTAATTTGCTTTCGCCAGCGTCAATCCTTGTGCAATCGTACGATTTGCATTCGCAAAGGTTTGCTCCGCCTGCTTCAGATGACTGTTTGCCAATTGACTGGACGTCCCCATTTTGTTGGAATGCTCTAGATTTGCGTTGGCGACTGCTAATGCCGCCTCAGCTTGACGTAGTTTCAATTGCGCTTCGGTTTGATCCAGCTTTCCGATGACTTGCCCTTTTTTGACTGTGTCCCCTTTTTTCACTAGGATTTGTGAGACGGTCCCGGTAGTTTTGCCGTAAATACTCACATCCGTGTTAGCAAATACCTCCGCCAGCAACCTGTCGGATTCTTTGAGTTCTCCTTCTATTACTTCCTCTACTTGAACATCAACGGAATTCTCCACTTTAATGGTTTCAATTTCAGTACTCGACGGGCTTTCGATTTGTGTTCTTCCTTCATTAGAATTGGTCTTTTCTGCGGATTGAGAATTGCATCCCGAGATGATCGCCAAGCCTAAAAGACATGTCACAACTGAGCTGATTAGCTTCGTCTTCTTCATTTTTAGTAAATTCCTCCCTCTGCCTTACCCAGACTTTTTCATATCGCGTAAACTTCTCAGCACGGAAATAAACATATCCTCACTTGGCTCGATCTCTGCTTCTTTGGTATCCGGGGCAAAAAACTCTTTTTTGATCCGATACAGTAATTCATACCCGACAGGAACTACGATTAAGGTCAGGATCGTCGAAGTAACAAGTCCACCAATAACCACAATCGCCAAGCTTTTGGTCATCAAGGCTCCTTCAGAAAAGCCGAGGTAAAGCGGCAAGAGCGCGCTGACTGTCGCAACTGCTGTCATAATGATGGGGCGTAATCGGGTAACGCCAGCTTCGACAACTGCCTCACGCATAGAAGTACCTTCCAGTCTTCGATGCTGGATATTGTCCACATACACGATTGCATTGGTAACAACAATTCCGACCAGCATCAAAAAGCCGATAAGTGCCGTTATATCGAGAACGGTATCCGAAATGAACAGGCCAAATAATCCACCGATCACAGCAAGTGGTAGGGACAGTAGAATCGCGAGCGGAGCCGTAGCATTGCCAAAAGTGATGAGCATGACAATATAGACGATAAAAATGGCTGCTCCAATAGCTAAGAGCATATCTTTAAAGCTTTTTTCCATGTCACTTGAGACACCTTCAGATGACAATGTAACTCCAGCAGGTAATTTTTCCGCTTGCAACATCGCAAACAGGAAATTACTCGCTCCTCCTTTGTTGTCGCTCGTGATATCTGCTGTAATTTGTACGAATTGTTTTTCCTCTTTGCGCATGATTTGTGATTGCACTTTTTCTTGATCAATCTCAGCAAAGTCCACCAAACGCACTTGTTGCTTGCTTGGCGTTTGAATGTAGATATTGTTCAGTTCCTCTAGCGATTTCGCATGGTTTTGACCGAGTCCAAAGAAAAGACTATAGTCTTTGTCGTCGACTTTGATTTTGCCAATTTGAGTATCCGAGACTAGGAGGTTGACCTCTTGAGCCACCTGTACAGGGGAAACTCCCAGCTCCGAAGCTTTGTCTCTATCGACTTTGATGACAACTTCATTTTTGAAATCGTTCAAATTGTCCTTCACGTTGGTCAACAAAGGACTTACTTTCAAGTTTGATTTGACTATTTCGCTTGCCTCTTTCAAACGATCCAGATCTGGCCCGTACAGGATTACCTTGAACTTGTTGGTATCGCTGCTACCAGGTTTAGTCAAGGCCATTTCAGATCCTAGTGGAATCATTGGTTTGACGATTCCCTCAAATTTCTTGATGGTTTGGTCGAGATTCACATCTGGCCCTGTTTTGATTATTAAGAGGGCTTGGTTCGATTGGCGTATTTCCGCTTCATTTTCAGAGCCAAGATTGATTTCTATGTACTCTACTTCAGGCTGCTCCAGCAATTTACTTTCGACCTGGGCAACCGTTTGATCGAGACCATCTAGTTGAGTACCTTTTGGCATAGTTACTTGCGCGAATATGAACTTCGCTTCTGGATCAGGAAACAATCCGTATTTCATATACGGGAGAAGCGCTAGACTTGCGACAAATAGAACGAGTGCCAGAAATCCGACAGCAGGCTTGCGGTTGAGCGCCCAGTGCAGTAACTTCCTGTACGTATCAGACCCTTTCCCATGTTCATATTCCTTGATCTTGTGGTCTTTTAGGATCAACAGCTTCGCTAACAGTGGAACAATCGTCACGGCTACTAATAGTGAGGCAAACAACGAGCAGACGACGGTTAGTGCAAATGGGCGGAATACTTCTCCGATCATCCCTCCAACAAACACAATGGGTAAAAATACGGCAGTTGTCGTAAAAGTCGATGAGGTAATTGCATGTAGCACTTCGTGGGTGGCAATTTGAATCAAGTTTTCCTTGCGCTCTTTGTTCAATTGCAAATGGCGGAAAATATTCTCGATGACGACGATACTGTCATCCACTACTCGTCCTACAGCCACTGCCATCCCGAACAGTGTGATCATATTGAGAGTAATGCCCATCCAGGACATGAAGATCATACTCACTAGGATGGATGTTGGGATAGAGACTAGGACGATGAGGGTTGCATTCACATGACGCAAAAACAGCAAGATGACTACAGAAGCCATAATAGCTCCGAGCATGCCTTCCTTGAGCATGCCGTTAATCGAATTCTTGATATCGACAGAGGTGTCATAAATCGTGGTAAAGGTTAAGTTCGGATACTCTTCTTTTAATAGGGATAGTTTTTCATTGATGGCATCACCGGTTTCTACTGCATTGGCGTCACGTGTTTTGTAAATATTGATGTTAATTCCATTCTGGCCGTTAAAGCGGCTGATCGAATTAATGACCTGATCAAAATTGACTTCTGCGATATCGCCAAGCCTGACGTAGGTAAGCCCATTTTTGGGGTCACTTGGGAGGAATATCTTGGTGTTACGGATATCCTCCACATTGAGGTAACGGCTCACCACGCGAATGACGCGCTCTTCCCCATCCTCGGTGATCGAACCGATTGGCAGAGCTACGTGATTGTCTAGTAAAAGCTGTTTCAACTGCAACGGAGTGATTCCGTAGTAGTTTAGCGCATCTATATTTGGCAGGATTTTCATTTCTTTGAATTGTCCGCCTATTGTCGATACTTTATCAACACTTTCAATACCTTCTAACTCTTTGAGCAGTGTTTCTTTCACATCGTTGTCAAAATGATCGAGTCCACTCTCCTTATCCTGTCCTGTCACAAACAAATAATAGACGGGTTGATTGCTGAAGCCCTGAATCATCACTTGTGGTCTGCTTACTTTGCTAGGAAGCGCGATACTGGAAATTTTTCTTTCCAGCTCGTCCCTGACAGCTTGTACATCTGAACCAGTCTCCAAGTAGACCTGTAGCGTGGAACTATTGTTGCTTGAGTATGACTCCACTGCCTTAACGCCTGTTACATGCGCAATTTCACGTTCCAATGGCTTCGTTACATCATCGAGAACATCTTCTGGTGATGCATCCGGATAAGTAGTATTGACTAGAAGCACAGGGAAAGTGACATCTGGCATGTTCTCTACCTTGAGAGACATGGCGGCAATGATTCCACTGACTACGACAAGCAGGCTCATAATAATAATAGCTGTTGAGTTTCTGAGAGAAAAATTCGTTAGAAAACGCAAGGCATGCCCCCCTCATTCCTAATAAATTCCATTCTCTATATTACCGCTCATTTTTTTGGTATTCAATAAATTTCCATAAAAATTAAAATTTGTTTTTCATTCCGCTTTTTTACGAAACAGGAAAGAAGACCAAAAACCCCTTGTGACGGAGTTTTTGATCTACTTACTCGAATCATCTCTCGAAATGTAAAGAAATTGTATGTTTCTACACACAACAGAATCGTATGCGAGGCGGTCTTATTTAATGAAACCATGAAGGATGATATCCCCTATCGCGTGAGCAATCATTGCGTACTCCAGCCCGCGCTTCCAATAGAGGTAACCAAATAATATTCCTGCCACCCCGTTAAGAGCCATCGTGCGAATGAACAACAGCGGGGTAATCTCACCAAAATAGACATTTGCCGCAGGGAGATGACCAAGCCCAAATATAAGGGCTGCCCCAATGATGCCTGCCCAGTACATCCAGGGCTTAGGGGAGGCTTTACGTCCGAATAACTTGCTCAAAATCCACACGATCATTGTCATCATGAACAAGCGAACCATGACTTCCTCGTATACTCCGCCTTGAATGGATGTCAGGATACCTGCCCAAGTCGACACTTCTACGTCTTGGGCTTTTTCCGCCAAGATTGGTAGTAATGGTTGGAAAACAGCGAGTTCCAGTATGAGGAGAAGACCTGTTGCTGCAAATCCAAAGATGACTGCCTGAATGATTCCCTTTTTGTTGAAGGATTCTCCACCTGTTTTATATAGCCACTTCCGAATGACAGGGGCATCCAGCCCCACCTTGATTGCAAAGGTCAATCCAATCCACGAAAACAAAAATGCCATAA
This genomic stretch from Brevibacillus sp. DP1.3A harbors:
- a CDS encoding aldo/keto reductase translates to MMTGKATREGTQRLAQANTHLFYKQFGSFDVWISQVGFGTYRIDEQDEQYQQALRKALLEGINLIDTSSMYTNGSAEKVIGHVLKQLISEEKIKREELVIVSKAGIVQGEDSEETTKRTAEGKPYQDFTTVHDGMSICIHPEYLQDQLTRSLQRLQVDTIDCLMLHNPEWYLLWAKMKKIKQQEAYDELLERMEKAFRHLEKEVESGRIQCYGVSANSFVSNVKEFDFVALDTLWEIAEKITPNHHFRVIQFPMNMYESGAMLEKSHAQGKSALLFAKEKGLGVMTNRTLDVTAKEKIFRLTNFQLDQSTVIDEKEAIRQIKDCLNRVDDVEDQIVYRVLPLLKMEKEDVKELKKKISSGATLRKYWKKLYSTTNVQNVRSFLFEPVIEDIRNTIKKHEGLDDQTQQWLDTYKATLMETAEALKNYYAPKDYQRSLDISKEVTRVKPHLMTTDNLSQAAIRTMRATPEVHSVLVGMRREHYVDDVLMELKRPLDTIMQEEDWHTMTQTLKAVIG
- the lgrE gene encoding linear gramicidin aldoreductase LgrE produces the protein MQKMYASQNRWLLSAKMTAEAEVLLFCFHYAGGHAGIYRDWQKKLPVQIGVCPVQLPGRSNRFLEPCYTDLSVMIRDLAEALLPYLNRPFAFFGHSMGTLVSFELARYLRKHYDLKPQHLFASGYHAPHLPDPGEAIHHLPDHEFLEGVRTMNGTPKEVFEDKEILNMLLPTLRADFTICETYRYQDDQPLEFGLTAIGGWQDPDFSVTHLEAWRDHTNASFQTHILEGDHFFIHSQQDQVLTIVGSTLQNYLAGYRGIG
- a CDS encoding efflux RND transporter periplasmic adaptor subunit; translated protein: MKKTKLISSVVTCLLGLAIISGCNSQSAEKTNSNEGRTQIESPSSTEIETIKVENSVDVQVEEVIEGELKESDRLLAEVFANTDVSIYGKTTGTVSQILVKKGDTVKKGQVIGKLDQTEAQLKLRQAEAALAVANANLEHSNKMGTSSQLANSHLKQAEQTFANANRTIAQGLTLAKANYDRAKKLFEEKALSKSELDNAENAYLQAKNQYQSQLDQAQIALINARTQVNTADKNGRVTQANVQQGKVEVDISRNALENTLIKSTVDGIVTDIQVQEGDTINPQKPVATVINLDPMIVKVNVSEKALASFQKGIQLDLQVPSQNIKVKGSITYVGLKASDQSKLFPVEIEVPNPKGTLLPGMKAVVSSIKGQAGILIPTDAILERNGKSVAYVVNGERVAEKEISIASKGTEKTLIGSGVKSGDKVVIKGQSQLKDGAKIRIVP
- a CDS encoding efflux RND transporter permease subunit → MRFLTNFSLRNSTAIIIMSLLVVVSGIIAAMSLKVENMPDVTFPVLLVNTTYPDASPEDVLDDVTKPLEREIAHVTGVKAVESYSSNNSSTLQVYLETGSDVQAVRDELERKISSIALPSKVSRPQVMIQGFSNQPVYYLFVTGQDKESGLDHFDNDVKETLLKELEGIESVDKVSTIGGQFKEMKILPNIDALNYYGITPLQLKQLLLDNHVALPIGSITEDGEERVIRVVSRYLNVEDIRNTKIFLPSDPKNGLTYVRLGDIAEVNFDQVINSISRFNGQNGININIYKTRDANAVETGDAINEKLSLLKEEYPNLTFTTIYDTSVDIKNSINGMLKEGMLGAIMASVVILLFLRHVNATLIVLVSIPTSILVSMIFMSWMGITLNMITLFGMAVAVGRVVDDSIVVIENIFRHLQLNKERKENLIQIATHEVLHAITSSTFTTTAVFLPIVFVGGMIGEVFRPFALTVVCSLFASLLVAVTIVPLLAKLLILKDHKIKEYEHGKGSDTYRKLLHWALNRKPAVGFLALVLFVASLALLPYMKYGLFPDPEAKFIFAQVTMPKGTQLDGLDQTVAQVESKLLEQPEVEYIEINLGSENEAEIRQSNQALLIIKTGPDVNLDQTIKKFEGIVKPMIPLGSEMALTKPGSSDTNKFKVILYGPDLDRLKEASEIVKSNLKVSPLLTNVKDNLNDFKNEVVIKVDRDKASELGVSPVQVAQEVNLLVSDTQIGKIKVDDKDYSLFFGLGQNHAKSLEELNNIYIQTPSKQQVRLVDFAEIDQEKVQSQIMRKEEKQFVQITADITSDNKGGASNFLFAMLQAEKLPAGVTLSSEGVSSDMEKSFKDMLLAIGAAIFIVYIVMLITFGNATAPLAILLSLPLAVIGGLFGLFISDTVLDITALIGFLMLVGIVVTNAIVYVDNIQHRRLEGTSMREAVVEAGVTRLRPIIMTAVATVSALLPLYLGFSEGALMTKSLAIVVIGGLVTSTILTLIVVPVGYELLYRIKKEFFAPDTKEAEIEPSEDMFISVLRSLRDMKKSG
- a CDS encoding CPBP family intramembrane glutamic endopeptidase; the encoded protein is MKNLKIAILLSLVSAIGFIAAIPYMLAIGGDALAMIPLPIPVAMAIFVLQGSIMAFLFSWIGLTFAIKVGLDAPVIRKWLYKTGGESFNKKGIIQAVIFGFAATGLLLILELAVFQPLLPILAEKAQDVEVSTWAGILTSIQGGVYEEVMVRLFMMTMIVWILSKLFGRKASPKPWMYWAGIIGAALIFGLGHLPAANVYFGEITPLLFIRTMALNGVAGILFGYLYWKRGLEYAMIAHAIGDIILHGFIK